One Podarcis raffonei isolate rPodRaf1 chromosome 18, rPodRaf1.pri, whole genome shotgun sequence genomic window carries:
- the LOC128405852 gene encoding elongation factor 2-like, which yields GGAIADKECSAQGLGKEDRPGLKRVFFSHRPRRVCNRLYMKARPFPDGLAEDIDKGDVSARQELKTRARYLAEKYEWDVAEARKIWCFGPDGTGPNILTDITKGVQYLNEIKDSVVAGFQWATKEVSKSGRPSSQGGGLSASCLLGMEQRLAAVSK from the coding sequence GGCGGAGCTATAGCTGATAAGGAATGCAGTGCTCAAGGTTTGGGCAAGGAGGACAGACCTGGGCTAAAGCGAGTCTTCTTCTCCCACAGGCCACGTCGTGTATGCAACCGCCTGTACATGAAAGCCCGCCCCTTCCCCGACGGCCTGGCCGAGGACATTGACAAAGGAGACGTCTCCGCCCGCCAGGAGCTGAAGACACGGGCCCGTTACCTGGCCGAGAAGTACGAGTGGGACGTCGCCGAGGCCCGCAAGATCTGGTGCTTCGGCCCGGACGGCACTGGCCCCAACATCCTGACGGACATCACCAAGGGGGTGCAGTACCTCAACGAGATCAAGGACAGCGTTGTGGCAGGCTTCCAGTGGGCCACGAAGGAGGTAAGCAAGAGTGGGCGCCCCTCATCGCAGGGCGGCGGGCTGTCTGCGTCCTGCCTTCTTGGAATGGAGCAGAGACTTGCTGCAGTttccaaataa